The DNA sequence gagggataaacgaacagctactgaaaatgtCAAGCGCTAACGttttatcgtctaggaaaaGACTCAGAAAAACGTTATTTGTCCCGATATGTAAACAAATCCTATCTGGAGCATTATCGATTGTTGGCTGGATATAAGACTTCATGTTAAGGTTAAACAGGATCAGGCTCTGGTGCACCCTAATAATTAGTTTTCGAATTTTAAGTAacccattattttttttggcgTTCTCGTCCCCTTGCGAGTGTATGAGATGGGCCGCGAACGAGCACAAACTTGAAAAGACTTTAATTTTTGCCTCTACAACCTGCAACTTACTTTTTACAGCCTCATTCTTTGGCGCCTGCAACAAGACATGACACTGCTTGCCCAGATCCGACTGGCTTGAAATTTCAAACTTGAAATTCCAAAGCCATACTTGTATTCTTAAAATAGTATATTTTAATCGCATAATCAGCGGTTATCTTTTCGTATAAATTCGCCTTACGTCTACCTATGACTTGACGTAATTGTAACTTGTAaatccactcccctcagggcttttcagggataacttacaacactggttggggacTTTTGCCAGTACTGCTTATGGTGCAGTTTACAAGCAATGAGGGAAGAAGTAATGAAGTCCCCTATGTGAAAGTGAATTTGAGATAGACCGACACACCGGCGACTTCGTCACCTATTCTTTGGTGCATGTATGGGTTCTTTAATTTCCACATAATatattagggagcttaggcAAAGGCGTTTCTGAGCGACCCACGTCAATCGGAAGTGATGCCTTTCCCTTTATAATATgacttgacgctaccaaatttgtattgctaagtttctttttttcttatagaGACAATTTGGGCGAAAAGTCTGGCTAAACCACTGCCCATGAATGAGAAAGGTCCACTtaacttccggttgacgtacgtcgctcaaaaacgtctttgcttaagttccccATTATAAGTGCAAGGGTCTCAGTTCACCATCCGTGGACAAGGTCATATATTGACCATGCACTGTGATTGATAAAAAACATGAGTTCCTAGGTGATAAAAGTTAACTAAACATAACTGGTAATGGTCAAAGTGCCTTTAGACTCGATCTTCtccaaaaagcaaaaattgaGGTATAATATACATATAATGTTGGAATAGAAAAATGCCTGTTAATTGGGATTGATAGATCATGATTATCGTTAACATTGTTTAGTTTTAACATaatcatttttctctttcacgaGTATGCTTCTGTAACTGAGTGTGGTACCGTGCTCTTTGACAGGGAACCGTCGCATAAGCGTAGTGAAAGGCCTGCAAAAAAAGAATTGCGAAAGGACCTGTGTTAGGGTTATAACTTCTACTCAGGTGTAAGCGAAAAACAGAAGTTCTATcacaactttaatttttaagcttttaaattACAATTCCTTCTGAGCTGGATTAATTTTTGCCGAGTAACGCCTGAGGGAGGGTACAACAGTACGCCAATGATCACCCAGGAATCGATCCTGCGATTCCTGCCCACTCCTACCCCTCCTCTGGAAACGTTCCCCGCTTATCGGGGCACGTAAGGACTGCTTCGAGGTGACTAGTAATGACCATTGAAGGATCCTTACCCGTGTACGAACCTGTCCTGTCTCCTCATAGCCTTGATATTCCTTTTTCCCCAAATGAGATGCATCTAGGGTTTCAGTAGAGAGGCTCTTGTACCGCTGCACTTCATGATAATGACTTTCCGCAGGAGTCACAGAACAGAGCCCAGAATACAGGGGTGTCTCGTTCTCTCTTGAAATATTAGCAGCATTGTTCTCCTCAAACATCTCAATGTCTTCCGCAGTATCTTCGCTggtattttgcttttttgcatATAAATGATACCAGAGCCTCCAAGTTACAAACCCTGTGCCCACAAAACAGACGAAAAGCAAAATGCTCAATCCAATCAGGATGGCTTTACGAAGAATATGCGTTTGTGCCTTTGTGCCtcctgaaaaataaacaaacaaaaacaaagagggCTCGAAAACTAACCGGGCTGAGTAAACTATATATACAAGGCACGACGGGTCAGAGGAACACCTataaccaggagcccataacatGGAGCGAGCAATTTCCATGTactcgtgtcacggcgttttcactgaccagtttatttttagagcgATTTTGACGCGAATTTAGAATATCTTTCAGGTGGCGGTTCGGgtggttcaggggcgaatgggtgaAACTATGATGTAAAACGAACCTGCGTAACTGCACACAACACCAGCATCTTTACCATGGCCACAATGAAAGTGTCTTCCCCAGCCATTGTGGCTGCACTCTTTGAGTGAACTCTCCATTCCTGTACACCGCACGTTACTCATCCATATTTTTCCAGCTCCTTCTCCGAAGGCCGCTAACTTAGTTGCTTTTAAAGCGCGTTCAAATTCCAGTTGGCGACAAACTACCGAAGCGTCTGCAAGGTCCCAGCCGTTATCACACACTGTTCCCCAGGCTCCGTTGTAATAAACTTCCACGCGACCCTGGTGATGGGTAACGCCACCACCATCTTGCAAGCGCACATCTAAAATATTTGATATCATTCACAGTTTCAGGtttgtctttaaaaatttaaggtttTCCTTTTGGAGTTCATGGCCTCCTAAAGGAATGAGGATGGACCGGATGTGCGTGTTAGACATGAAGGTCACGTAAAAAATTGCGGCAAAATAATCggaaaacaacaacagtttcCCGCGGccgatctttttttttcctttttaaatatatgttgtatttaattttttatcgctcaggaaatttttgtttttcttttgtttttggttgtggtattgtatgctaatgaagttgaaacgaaagaaaaataaaaattccctgagacaaaaaattaactacaacacatACACTTGTTTcgctatttatttttcttttcaaagttactcCACGCGTGTCCCATGCACGCGAGCGTCGGCGAGTCGCGATATACGAGGGCGTAATGACGTGCTGGCTGGGGCTGGAATGAAAACTGAACAGATTTCAAGCGAAAAGGTGGGCTTCATGCAATCTAGAGCGACAACAATTATTTTGCACAAGTTTCTACTCGCCACAAGGTTTGGATCAAACGTTTTTGGAATTCCACGGCGCACGGGTTTCAGAAATCGTTTCAACTTATCATCGGTTAA is a window from the Porites lutea chromosome 10, jaPorLute2.1, whole genome shotgun sequence genome containing:
- the LOC140951240 gene encoding scavenger receptor cysteine-rich type 1 protein M130-like yields the protein MISNILDVRLQDGGGVTHHQGRVEVYYNGAWGTVCDNGWDLADASVVCRQLEFERALKATKLAAFGEGAGKIWMSNVRCTGMESSLKECSHNGWGRHFHCGHGKDAGVVCSYAGGTKAQTHILRKAILIGLSILLFVCFVGTGFVTWRLWYHLYAKKQNTSEDTAEDIEMFEENNAANISRENETPLYSGLCSVTPAESHYHEVQRYKSLSTETLDASHLGKKEYQGYEETGQAFHYAYATVPCQRARYHTQLQKHTREREK